In Bos mutus isolate GX-2022 chromosome 10, NWIPB_WYAK_1.1, whole genome shotgun sequence, a single window of DNA contains:
- the RAB11A gene encoding ras-related protein Rab-11A, translating into MGTRDDEYDYLFKVVLIGDSGVGKSNLLSRFTRNEFNLESKSTIGVEFATRSIQVDGKTIKAQIWDTAGQERYRAITSAYYRGAVGALLVYDIAKHLTYENVERWLKELRDHADSNIVIMLVGNKSDLRHLRAVPTDEARAFAEKNGLSFIETSALDSTNVEAAFQTILTEIYRIVSQKQMSDRRENDMSPSNNVVPIHVPPTTENKPKVQCCQNI; encoded by the exons ATGGGCACCCGCGACGACGAGTACGACTACCTCTTCAAAG TTGTTCTTATTGGAGATTCTGGTGTTGGAAAGAGTAATCTCCTGTCTCGATTTACTCGAAATGAGTTTAATCTTGAAAGCAAGAGCACCATTGGAGTAGAGTTTGCAACAAGAAGCATCCAGGTTGATGGGAAAACAATAAAGGCACAGATATGGGACACGGCAGGGCAAGAACGATACCGCGCTATAACATCAGC ataCTATCGTGGAGCTGTAGGTGCCTTATTGGTTTATGACATTGCTAAACATCTCACATATGAAAATGTAGAGCGATGGCTGAAAGAACTAAGAGATCACGCTGATAGTAACATTGTTATCATGCTTGTGGGCAATAAGAGTGATTTGCGCCATCTCAGGGCAGTTCCTACAGATGAAGCAAGAGCTTTTGCAG AAAAAAATGGTTTGTCATTCATTGAGACATCTGCTCTAGACTCTACAAATGTGGAAGCTGCTTTTCAGACAATCTTGACAG AGATATACCGCATTGTTTCTCAGAAGCAAATGTCAGACAGACGTGAAAATGACATGTCTCCAAGCAACAACGTGGTTCCTATTCATGTTCCACCAACCACTGAAAACAAGCCAAAGGTGCAGTGCTGTCAGAACATATAA